GCACAGGCCTGCGATGAGCCACCCCGGCGGATCACCTGCGGGCGGCAGGCCGCGGTCCCAGCGGTCGATCACTTCCCGGCCGCCAGCTCGTGGATTCGGTTCATCGCCCAGGTGTAGGCCCACTGGTCGATGATCGAGATCCGGGTGACCTTCTTGCCGTTGCGCGTGGCCTGGGTGACCTCGGTACTCTCGACCAGCATCGCCACCGCCAGCAGCGCGCTGCGCGTTGTCGGGTCGGGTTCCTTGATGATCTCGATCGCGTCCGACACCATCGACCGCAGCGAGTCCAGCAGCCCGGCGGTCGGCCGCGCGTTGCGCGTGTCGATCAGCGCCAGCGCCTGCTGCAGGCCCTTGATCGCGTCCTTGTGGCTACGCGCCCGGGGCATCGCCGCCTCCCTGCTCCGGGGCGTCGCCGGGGTTCGGCTGCAGCGATTCCGGCCGCGCGCAGGGGAAGATGCGGTAGAGCATCCCCGAAGCCGTGGTCCACAGCCCCATCGCGGCGAAGCCGGTCATCAGAGCGAACCATGCGCCGCGCGGCGTCGGCACCTTGGCCCAGCAAACGACGATCGCCAGCAGGCAGCTCCAGAAACGGATCCGCGCCTTGGTGAACGCCGGCGGCCAGGACGCGCGCATGCCGATCTGCTGGGGCAAGTGCGGCAGCAGCAAGCCGATCGCGACGCTGATCGCCAGGCTCATCCACATGGCCTCGACCTGCGGCACCGCCAGGAAGCTGCCCATATCGACCAGGAACAGCTTCACCGCCGGCCAGTTGTCGGCCAGCGCCAGAGCGCTGCCAGCGACGGAGACGGCCCCGGCCAGCTGCGCCAGCGTGATCCGCGATTCCACGTCAGGCCTCCGCTACCTGGCCGCCGGCGCGCCTGTACGCCGTCAGCAGGTTGTCCAGCTTCTGCTCATGCTGGCCGTAGCCGGCGCCGGGCAGGCTCGCCCAGATGTTCGACACCCGCGCAATGGCCTCCCGGATCTTGCCGGCCTGGATCAGCGGCAGCGCCTTGCGCTCGCGGATCTGCTGCAGCGCGATCTTGTCCTGGCTCAGCGGCGAGAAGTCGGCCAGACCGAGCGTCTTGCGGTAGGCGTCGAAGTAGCGGCGCAGGAGCTGGTAGCGCCCGGCCGCGGTCGACTGGATGCGCAGCGCCGGCAGGTCCACCAGCACCCGCGGGTGGTCCGCGTAGCTGGTGAACAGCTTGCCGCCGACGATCACGTCGTAGCCGTGGTTCGCGGTCGGCTGCTTGCCGTTGTCGGTCCCCTCGGACCAGGCCAGCATGTCCAGGAAGGCCACGACGTTGCGGCCACCAGCTTGCTCGGGCGTGATGACTGCCATGGGTTCTCCGGACAACGGCAATAGGTGCCCGGCCCGCGGTCCAGCTGGACGCATGGCTTGGTCTGGCGAGGAGCCGGGCGGAAACGAAAAAGCCCCCGGGGATCTCCCGAGGGCTTCTATGTCAGCGTGCCGAAAAAACTACACCAGAGGTGTGCACCTGTCAATCTTGCGCAGGTGGGCGAATCCACGCGAAAGGACCGCTCCGCCGGAGATAAGGCAGTATGTCGTAGAAGGGAACGAAGACTGTCCAGCTGCCCTCAGCGTAAGGACCAACTTGGTATGGCGGAAACATGAAGGTCAGCCCATCATCTGAGATGCTGAAGTTCAAGAAATTCTCGATATCTGCCCCCGCACCGTCCTTGATCCATTCAAGGCTAGAGCCATCGGCCTCACGCCCAAACCTTCTCCAATATTCCCGCTGCAACTCTGCAATGGAAAAATTACTTACTGCCTCTATGGCTGGCGAAAGCTCACTGAAGAGATCACTCAGTTCAAGCTGAACCAAATGCGGCGTCAACACGAAGTTGTATGTTTCGAAATGAGAGTTCGGATGCGCGGCTCCAGCTCCATACCAGCCGACACGAAATATAAGGCTCAGAAGACGCTCCGACGAATAGGCGATTTCGTAGTCGTCCCAGCGGCCGTTTGAAGGAGGGGCATCGAGTTGGTCAGAAAACAGATCAGGGCTCTGGTCCCAGATCTTCTGCCTAGCGTCTACGGCCGCCTTTCTGGCTCGTCCCTCGAAGAACTGGCTAAGTTCTTCCGCTAGCGGAGACGCAACCTGCGACGTGAATTTTGGATACGACACCGAGATATCGTGCCCAGGCAAGCCTTCCCAGCGCTCGACAATTGCTTTTGGAATAACTCGAAATGGCCCAAACTCAGCACCCTCTTCGCCCTTAATTGACTGCTGCTCGGCGGCCAACGCAAGGGCTGACGTCACGCTACTTCTCGCGTCTGGACTGTTCCAATCGACGTACTGGAGCCTCGATGAAATTTGTGAAGGGACCTCACAAGGCTCGAGAAGCACCGGGACTGCGTAGACATCCGTTGGCTGTTTGTAGACCAGCTTCTGTAAAGCCTCGTTCGCCTCGCGTTGCACAAAGCCGCGCTTGTGCACGCTTCTCGGGCTAAGCAGAAGAAGAATGACATTGGCGTCGCTGAATGCCTTCGCTATTTCCGCTTCCCAGTTTTGCCCCGGAAGCAAACACCTCTGGTCTATCCAAGGTTCAACACCTATGGACGCGAGCCAGTTGTAAATTTCTAGAGCAGCCTCTCCATCCTCTCTGGCGTAGCTTACAAATACCTTGAGCATAAAATTCCAGCGACCCTGTGTTTCAGAAAGCATACTAGGTCACGCCGCCTCTGACACCCACCCCTCTAGACGACCCCGTACACGCTGAAATCCTAGCTCTACCAGGGTTAAATACTGTCGCATCGACACTGGACGCTGCCGGCAATTCGCCATTAGCGTGACCGCGGTGTCGTATCGCTCAACTTTCCTTCGGCCGGAACCGCAATAGTAGGCCCGCAGTGAACATGACATGCCGATGTTGTCGCGGGCGATGCTGGCGACAATGCTCTCTATCTCTTGAGCACGCGGATCGCAGAACAGTGGCGCGTATCCTTGGGGCCTTGCCGGCATCTCACCGCGGTGTTCAATCAGGATCTGGAGCATATTTTTCGACTGATGGCCCAAATACTCACAGTCGCGTGCTAAGCAGAATTCCTCGCCCCACTGCTCAAGTCGGCGGCGCACATACACTCCAAAGGTATCAAGCTGCATCGCGGTATTTCTCCAAGGTATTCGGGTCGAGTCGGAAAACGGGCTGCTTCTTGTCCCAGCTGCAGGCGCCCTTCTGCCGTTCCTCCTGACCGCGGCAGTGGACGATGCCCAGCGTGGTGGCGCGGCAGGCGCAGATGCAGCAGTTGCCGTGCCGGCGGCGGTCGGCGTCCATGCGCTTGCGCAGGACGCGGGCGTGGTGGCGCTCGGTGTAGCGCTCGGGCTGGGTGAGGTCGTGGGGGTTGCTCACGCGGCGCGGGCTCCCAGCTCGGTGTGCTCGTGGTACAGCGCCAGCAGAAGCGCCTCGCTGCGGCCGTCGTCCTTCTTCCGCTGCAGCAGCGGCGCCGCCGACGGGAACCGCGCGATGGCCAGCAGCCGAGAGGCGTCCTTGTCCTTGCCGATCAGGCCGTAGTGGCGCTTCCAACTGGCCGGCTCGGCGAGGCTGAAAGGGATGCCCATCACCTCGAAGACCGCTTTCACCTTGGCGTAGCTCTCGCCGAAGTTCATCGACGACTGCGCGCCTGGCCGCCGGTCGCCCTTGGGCGGCATTGCCCGGACGCGCTCGACGCAGCCGCAGAAATAGGCGCCGGGGTGCGCGGCGCGCAGCGATCGGATGAACACGGCGATTGCGCGCGCGTCCACCTCGCGCTTGTTGCCCACCGCCATGGTCGGCATGTCGATGACCGGCCCGGCCTCGCCGTCGATCAGCGCGGCGACTGCGCCCGACATGCCGGGGTCAGCGCCCAGAACTACGCGAAGGGTCATGCTGCGCTTCTCCATGTCGGGATGGTCCGCGGCGCCGGCGCGGCCTGGATGCCGGGCAGCCGATCGACGGCGCCGCCGCGCGCCAGGAACTGCTCGACGGTCTCGGCCGGGCGGGCGCTGGGCACGACGACGGGTTTGGGCGTCATGCCGGCGACGCTGCCGACGCGCTGCAGCCTGGTCGGTGCTGGCCGCGGCGCGCGGGCACGCTCCTGCTTGCCGGCGGCGACCTTGGCCAGCCACTCGGCGCGCGTCATGCGGCCAGCTGCGTGGCGGGCCAGTCGCTTGCGCTCGGCGGCGCGCTGCTTGGCGTAGGGCAGATCGCGGAAGCGAGCCTCGCGCGCCGCCCGTCGCTGGGCACTCTCGGCCTGCAGCGCCGCATGCCGCTGCTCCCGCGCCGCAGCCAGTTCCTCGCGGGAAAGCCCGCCATCGCGCTTGTGCCGCGCACGCGCCATCGCCGCGCGCTTCGCCTTGCGCTCCTCAGGCGTCAGCTTCCACGCCCTGGTCGGCGGCTGCACGAACTGGTAGCGCATACCCCGGCCCATGCCCTCGCTGACCAGCTGGCCGCCCTGCACCATCGTGCGGATCGTCCACGCCACCATCTGGCGCTCCTTGCCGGTCGCGCCCAGGCCGTCCGACACCTCGGCCGCCGACCGCATCCCGCCGGCGGCGATCAGCCAGGCCCGCACCCGCGCGGCGCGGCTCATGCGGCGCTCCGGCGCGGCTGGCGTTGCTGGTTCATCGGGCACCTCCGAAGAAGCCGCCCCACCAGAGCAGTAGCGCCATCAGCGCCGTTGCGATCAGCGACGCGACGAAGTTGTGCTTCCCGGTTTGCGGTCGGCCATCCTTGATGAGGCTGTTGGTCAGGCCGACCGTAGCCAGGATGATCCAGATGATCTGTGGTGCGTTCATGCTGCCCTCGCGGTGTTGAGTAGGTGGTCCTGGTACTGCTGCCAGGCTTCAGTGCCGCGGCCGCCGAGCACGTCCAGCGTCCACATGCGGAATTCGCGGGCCTGCTCTTGGAAGCTCGGGCCGTAGATGGCGTACATGGCCTTGCCGTTGCGGTTCGGCAGCGGGATGCCCTGGTGGTGCCAGTCACCCATGGCGACGACCGCGTGCTGGCCGATCTGCTTCTGCCCGTGCAGGTCGCCGAGGTTGCGGTGATGGAGACGAATGTGGCCGCACCAGATGGACGGCTGCAGGCCGGCGGCTATGCGCCAGCGGCAGACCACGCAGCCGAGCGCGCGCGCCGCGTCCTGGTAGGCCTGCTCGGCGCGCGTCGCCGGCTTGATCGCGCGCTTCATGCGCCCCCCCGCCCAAGGCTTGCGTGCGGCTGGTCCACGTTGCACGATGCGGCCAACCACAGCGAAGGACCGACATGGCCGACCCTCTCTACTGCCCTTGGTTCTTCTCTGCGCCCTGTCTCAAGCCAGAGGTTTGGGCTGCATGGGCCCAAGCGATCTTGTCGGTAGCAGCCATTTTTGTGGCGGCGAAACTCCAGCGGTGGCAAGCCCAGGATGCCTCGCGAGAGAAGATGCACTCCTGCATCGAGTTGATCTCTTTCGCTACGTTTGTCGCGTCGCTGATGGAACGTCACTTCGAAGGGAAGAAGATCGGCGGTCCGCGTGTGATCCATGCCGAGCTCGTGCAGCTTTGCCGAGCATTTGATTCCATCAACTACATGGACATTCCTAACCGACAACTGGCCGTATGCGTGCAGCGCGCTGCATCCACGGCGAACACCCTGCGATCCATCCAAGAGCTTCTTCTGGAGCACAAGAAGCTGGATCAAGAACGGTCGCTGGGAATCATCAAGAAGCACTCCGCGGCTCTCGATAGCCTTCTTGGCGAAGCCATGAAGGCCACTGGCGTGCGGCCCCGCGACCTCAACGAGCAAAAGGAACTTCCGCCGGATGTCGGATGATCTGACGCTCATGCTGCCTCCCTAGCCTGCCCGCTGGCCATGAGCCAGAACTCGGCGCGCACGTCGTCCAGAAGCACATGCGTGTAGTGCTCGCCGATGTGCGCGGTGATGCCCTCGAACAGCCGCCGGAACTCGTCCTCGTCCATGCAGTCGAACGCCAGCGAGCGCGCCACCGTGACCGGGATCGTCTCGATCCGCGGCAGCACCTCGCGCAGCAGCTTCGCCGCGCCCGGGCCGAACGCGGCATCGGCAGCCGCCAGCACCGCGGACACCACCGCCGTGGCGTCCATGTCGACCTGCTCGCAGCACACGCCGGCCTCGCGCTGCAGGCGCTTCACCGCCTCGTGCGTGTCTAGGCTTTCCCAGCCGTCGACGTTCTCGACCATCAGCGCGCCGATCTTGTGCAGCAGCCGGTGGCGCCAGGCGTCGCGCGGCGCCTTGATCTCTAGCCGCACCTCCTGCCCGCGCCGGTAGCCGCGCTGCCGCATCAGCTCGCGGTCGACCTCGTGATTGGCGAGGATGCCCAGCCGCTCTTCCCCGGTCGCCAGCACCACGACGGCCTCGATCAGGCCGTAGATCGGCCGGCTAGCGCGCTTGGCGCGGATCTTCTTCGCTGCTGCGGTCAGGGTCATGGCTTGCTCCCAACCAGCTCGGCGATGAGCTGGATGCGCGCGGGCGTGAACGAGATCCGATTGACCTTCGTCCATCGGGATTGACCGACACCGCGGTGCCACAAGAACGTGCCATCCCAGCCCCATTGGGCACGGCCGTCGTGGTGAGGATCCTTCGCGGTGCGGTAGATGGCGTCGCCGTTCATTCGTCGCCGTCCTGCCGCGCGGCGGCGGCCGTGACCTTGCGGAACCCGCGTGGGCGCGCCGGCGCCGGCTTGTCCTCGCTCTCGATCGGCGCGGGCTGCCAGTACTCGGGCAGGTTCTGGAACTTGAACCGCTCGGGCATGTAGAGCGCGCGCACCTCGCCGGCTGGCCCGTTGCGCTGCAGCGCGACGATCAGCTCGGCGGTGCCCTTCCAGCGGCTGTCGCGGTGGTAGACCTCGTCGCGGTAGATGAAAATTACCGCGTCCGCGTCCTGCTCGATCGAGCCGGAATCGCGCAGGTCCGACGGGATCGGACGCTTGTCCCCGGGCCGCTTCTCCAAATCGCGGTTGAGCTGGCTCAACAGCAGCACCGGGATGCCCAGCTCGCCCGCCATCAGCTTCAGCGCCCGGGTGATGTCGCCGAAGCCCTGCGCGCGGTTGTCGCCGCTGATCTGCATCAGCTGCAGGTAGTCGATCACCACCAGGCCGAGCGGCTTGCGCGCGTGCTGGCGCCGCACCTGCGCGACGACGTGCTCCACGCGGGCGTTGCGCGGCTTGCTGACGTAGATCTCCGCGGCGCGCAGCCGCTTCATGGCCTTGGTGACGTTCGTCCAGTCAACGTCGTCCAGATCGCCGGAGCGGATGCGGCCGCCGTCGATGTCGCCGATCGACGACAGCATGCGGTCGCCCAGTTCCTCGGGCTGCATCTCGAAGCTGAAGACCGCCACCGGCACGCTGCGGTTCAGCGCCGCGTGC
The Xanthomonas sp. AM6 DNA segment above includes these coding regions:
- a CDS encoding glycoside hydrolase family 104 protein, which translates into the protein MAVITPEQAGGRNVVAFLDMLAWSEGTDNGKQPTANHGYDVIVGGKLFTSYADHPRVLVDLPALRIQSTAAGRYQLLRRYFDAYRKTLGLADFSPLSQDKIALQQIRERKALPLIQAGKIREAIARVSNIWASLPGAGYGQHEQKLDNLLTAYRRAGGQVAEA
- a CDS encoding TIR domain-containing protein, whose protein sequence is MLKVFVSYAREDGEAALEIYNWLASIGVEPWIDQRCLLPGQNWEAEIAKAFSDANVILLLLSPRSVHKRGFVQREANEALQKLVYKQPTDVYAVPVLLEPCEVPSQISSRLQYVDWNSPDARSSVTSALALAAEQQSIKGEEGAEFGPFRVIPKAIVERWEGLPGHDISVSYPKFTSQVASPLAEELSQFFEGRARKAAVDARQKIWDQSPDLFSDQLDAPPSNGRWDDYEIAYSSERLLSLIFRVGWYGAGAAHPNSHFETYNFVLTPHLVQLELSDLFSELSPAIEAVSNFSIAELQREYWRRFGREADGSSLEWIKDGAGADIENFLNFSISDDGLTFMFPPYQVGPYAEGSWTVFVPFYDILPYLRRSGPFAWIRPPAQD
- a CDS encoding LPXTG cell wall anchor domain-containing protein, producing MNAPQIIWIILATVGLTNSLIKDGRPQTGKHNFVASLIATALMALLLWWGGFFGGAR
- the dnaB gene encoding replicative DNA helicase: MNAHDDTERMAQLYGEPPRQEHRTSVRVPPHSMDAEQAVLGGLMLRASAWDQVADIVSEQDFYRRDHRLIWRAIREMATAVPPRPFDTVTLGDWFQDQGQLEAIGDGAYLVELSSTTPSAANIRAHAEIVADKARLRRVIEVGTELVDDAFAAGGRSSVELIGDAQTRIGHLLDTQPCDLELVAPVMQRVFDRLGDRSRGEGDAQGLSTSIDDLDTLLGGLKPGGLYVLAARPKMGKTTLAQNIAEHAALNRSVPVAVFSFEMQPEELGDRMLSSIGDIDGGRIRSGDLDDVDWTNVTKAMKRLRAAEIYVSKPRNARVEHVVAQVRRQHARKPLGLVVIDYLQLMQISGDNRAQGFGDITRALKLMAGELGIPVLLLSQLNRDLEKRPGDKRPIPSDLRDSGSIEQDADAVIFIYRDEVYHRDSRWKGTAELIVALQRNGPAGEVRALYMPERFKFQNLPEYWQPAPIESEDKPAPARPRGFRKVTAAAARQDGDE